In one window of Tumebacillus algifaecis DNA:
- a CDS encoding GyrI-like domain-containing protein encodes MMEPKVVTKNSMKLVGIAWSGAYADAKEIPALWIDFVARAEEISERVSPEAFISPCHGRQTEFTCYLTAEVADFTTFPEGMKGITIPAQTYVQITHRGPMTAVEATYTRLYRWIEENGYQPNRAELWLEVYDERYNSAKHDPNRAENEYDIFMPIIEKQG; translated from the coding sequence ATGATGGAACCGAAAGTTGTGACGAAAAATAGCATGAAGTTGGTCGGAATCGCTTGGTCTGGTGCATACGCAGATGCCAAAGAGATTCCGGCACTGTGGATAGATTTTGTGGCCCGCGCTGAGGAGATTTCCGAGCGCGTTTCACCGGAGGCGTTCATTTCACCGTGCCACGGGCGCCAAACGGAGTTCACCTGCTACCTCACAGCCGAAGTGGCAGACTTCACAACGTTTCCCGAGGGGATGAAGGGCATCACCATTCCGGCGCAAACGTATGTGCAGATCACGCACCGCGGCCCGATGACTGCGGTGGAAGCGACCTACACCAGACTCTATCGCTGGATCGAAGAGAACGGCTATCAGCCGAATCGTGCAGAGCTGTGGCTGGAAGTGTACGATGAGCGCTACAACTCGGCCAAGCACGACCCCAACCGAGCAGAAAACGAATATGATATTTTCATGCCGATCATCGAGAAACAAGGATAG
- a CDS encoding GNAT family N-acetyltransferase yields the protein MRFELEKVTVERQEALLNLAEFYIYHFSQYKDIDVNEQGRWDFRPVLEFVEAEAEGRYAYFVRVEGKLAGFVLVNKDVDEGVDVSMINEFFIMAKYRRQGLGQAVAIEVFNRFPGRWKVYELHNNEPAIAFWRRTIDVYTNNNYQETRVQSGDYDGYIQRFTTETK from the coding sequence TTGCGTTTTGAATTGGAGAAAGTGACAGTCGAACGGCAAGAAGCACTGCTCAATCTGGCGGAGTTTTACATCTACCATTTTTCGCAATATAAAGACATCGATGTCAATGAACAGGGTCGCTGGGACTTCCGACCGGTGTTAGAGTTTGTGGAGGCCGAAGCAGAGGGGCGCTATGCGTACTTTGTCCGTGTCGAAGGTAAGTTGGCCGGGTTTGTGCTCGTCAACAAGGACGTGGATGAAGGTGTGGACGTCTCGATGATCAATGAGTTTTTCATCATGGCGAAATATCGACGTCAAGGGCTTGGACAAGCGGTAGCGATCGAAGTATTCAACCGCTTCCCAGGCCGTTGGAAAGTCTATGAATTGCACAACAACGAGCCTGCGATCGCGTTCTGGCGTCGCACGATCGACGTGTACACGAACAACAACTATCAAGAGACGCGCGTGCAGTCGGGCGATTACGATGGCTATATCCAGCGCTTCACCACGGAAACCAAGTAA
- a CDS encoding NUDIX hydrolase — translation MTAPKWLEWAQQLQAVAQAGLEYSKDMFDIERFQQIRELSVEIMAEYTNTPLEKVSELFANETGYQTPKVDVRVVVFNEDGKLLMVRELLDDCWSVPGGWIDIGLTPAQAGLKELREETGLEGRVVKLIGVWDKRKNQIVPHPYHIYSIVLLCEITGGSLTGGPETTAAGWFGPDELPELSHSRVSPDQIRQMFEFRDDPQKAAVFD, via the coding sequence ATGACCGCACCGAAATGGTTGGAGTGGGCGCAGCAGCTGCAAGCGGTGGCCCAGGCGGGCCTCGAGTATTCGAAGGACATGTTTGACATCGAGCGCTTCCAGCAAATTCGCGAGCTGTCGGTGGAGATCATGGCCGAGTACACCAACACACCGCTGGAAAAGGTCAGCGAGTTGTTCGCCAACGAAACGGGATACCAGACACCCAAAGTGGACGTGCGGGTCGTGGTGTTTAATGAGGACGGCAAATTGCTGATGGTCAGAGAACTGCTCGATGACTGCTGGTCAGTCCCCGGCGGGTGGATCGACATCGGCTTGACACCTGCTCAGGCAGGCTTAAAGGAACTGCGCGAGGAGACGGGGCTGGAAGGGCGCGTGGTCAAACTGATCGGTGTGTGGGACAAGCGCAAGAATCAGATCGTGCCGCATCCCTATCACATCTACTCAATCGTGCTGCTCTGCGAAATCACGGGCGGCAGTCTGACCGGAGGGCCGGAAACGACGGCAGCAGGCTGGTTCGGGCCGGATGAACTGCCCGAACTGTCGCATTCCCGCGTTTCGCCGGATCAGATTCGGCAGATGTTCGAGTTTCGGGACGACCCGCAGAAAGCTGCCGTTTTTGACTGA
- a CDS encoding GNAT family N-acetyltransferase, translating to MKPVKFLQSEKIYLRPYTAQDTAIFYASFYEPTSRYYTGAQNVYTLSQIESALQNFAADKTRVDLLICSQETDEAVGEISLNSMDSNNRSGGVRLAIFHPENYSKGYGSEALTLILDYGFGIRNLHRIELHAYSYNERAIHTYEKVGFRREGVMRDAWYFDHQWVDVIVMSILEDEFRTKYKQNRLENAETTR from the coding sequence ATGAAACCAGTCAAATTCCTGCAATCTGAAAAAATCTACCTGCGTCCGTACACCGCTCAGGACACTGCAATCTTCTATGCTTCATTCTATGAACCGACGAGTCGCTATTATACAGGTGCTCAGAACGTCTACACGCTTTCCCAGATTGAAAGCGCGCTCCAAAACTTCGCGGCAGATAAGACCCGCGTGGATCTCTTGATCTGCTCACAAGAAACGGATGAAGCGGTCGGTGAAATCTCGCTGAACAGCATGGACAGCAACAATCGCAGCGGAGGCGTCCGTCTGGCGATCTTCCATCCCGAAAATTACTCCAAAGGGTATGGCAGCGAGGCGCTGACCCTGATCCTCGACTACGGATTCGGCATCCGCAACCTGCATCGGATCGAACTGCACGCCTACTCCTACAACGAGCGGGCCATCCACACTTATGAAAAGGTCGGATTTCGGCGGGAAGGCGTGATGCGTGACGCGTGGTACTTCGACCACCAATGGGTCGATGTGATCGTCATGTCTATCCTCGAAGACGAGTTCCGTACCAAATATAAGCAGAATCGGCTGGAGAATGCAGAAACGACCCGCTAA
- a CDS encoding GNAT family N-acetyltransferase: MEIVRAVGVDLEFVKDHGVESLQDGTMGTFDATGREERAKEIMNAVWERGGYAFVAKKDEQILGWIIAGLNVDYFSGEEVGFIYDLYAFVEHRGKGVGKALLQHAIADLRDKGYAEIRLNVFAGNPAQKLYESLGFAVRSSQMVLK, encoded by the coding sequence ATGGAGATCGTACGAGCAGTCGGAGTGGATCTGGAATTTGTCAAAGATCATGGTGTTGAATCGTTGCAGGATGGCACGATGGGGACATTTGACGCAACGGGCCGCGAGGAACGAGCAAAAGAGATCATGAATGCGGTGTGGGAGCGGGGCGGATACGCGTTCGTCGCTAAGAAGGACGAACAGATTCTCGGCTGGATCATCGCTGGGCTCAACGTGGACTATTTTTCTGGCGAAGAGGTCGGGTTCATCTATGATCTGTATGCCTTTGTAGAGCACCGTGGCAAAGGGGTCGGCAAAGCGTTGCTCCAACATGCGATCGCCGACCTGCGCGACAAAGGGTATGCTGAAATTCGTTTGAACGTCTTTGCGGGCAACCCCGCTCAAAAATTGTACGAGTCGCTCGGCTTTGCCGTGCGTAGCTCCCAGATGGTCTTGAAGTAG
- a CDS encoding DMT family transporter: MLQKTSSPSVAWQQSGVLLVALGAALWGMDSLLRVPLMGAFTSTEIVLVEHLLLLLFAVPAVWIGRRQFQGLSLRHFGAILFISWGGSGLATVLFTMGFEYGHPSVVLLLQKLQPLCVLLTARWILQEHLPKGFAFHLMIALFGTYLLTFGFQAPFVGVSGGQLTSSLLSIGAALLWGGSTVMGRYLLTRANMSFETLTGARFLFAVPFLFGMVAWSSTGFSTMWSNTLHPQYLSTLALLALLPGLFSLLLYYRGLSTTKASYATLAELAFPATGVLLNWFFLKEGVTIPQVIGFALIWWVVFRISTSRAGER; this comes from the coding sequence ATGTTGCAGAAAACATCGTCACCTTCTGTCGCTTGGCAACAAAGCGGGGTCTTGCTGGTCGCGCTCGGGGCTGCGCTCTGGGGGATGGATTCGCTGTTGCGCGTGCCGCTGATGGGCGCCTTTACTTCGACAGAGATCGTGTTGGTGGAACACTTGCTGTTGCTCCTCTTTGCGGTGCCAGCAGTCTGGATCGGCAGGCGCCAGTTCCAAGGGTTGTCCCTGCGCCATTTTGGTGCCATCCTGTTCATTTCGTGGGGAGGATCGGGGCTTGCCACCGTCCTGTTCACGATGGGCTTTGAGTATGGACACCCCAGCGTGGTGTTGCTGTTGCAAAAATTACAGCCGCTCTGCGTCCTGCTGACAGCGCGCTGGATCTTGCAGGAACATCTGCCCAAAGGATTTGCCTTTCATCTGATGATCGCCCTTTTCGGTACATACCTGCTGACGTTTGGCTTTCAAGCTCCGTTTGTTGGCGTCTCCGGCGGTCAGTTGACCTCGTCGCTGTTATCGATCGGGGCGGCTTTGCTCTGGGGCGGTTCGACCGTGATGGGGCGCTACTTGCTGACTCGCGCCAACATGAGTTTTGAGACGTTGACCGGGGCCCGCTTCCTGTTCGCCGTCCCCTTTCTGTTCGGCATGGTCGCCTGGTCGAGCACCGGGTTCTCGACCATGTGGAGCAATACTTTACATCCGCAGTATCTGAGCACGCTGGCTCTACTCGCGCTACTGCCGGGCTTGTTCAGCCTGTTGCTCTACTACCGCGGGCTGTCCACGACCAAAGCGTCCTATGCGACGCTTGCCGAGCTGGCCTTTCCAGCGACCGGGGTACTGCTAAACTGGTTCTTCTTGAAAGAAGGGGTGACGATCCCACAGGTGATCGGATTTGCTCTGATCTGGTGGGTGGTGTTTCGCATCAGCACGAGTCGCGCTGGGGAGCGCTGA
- a CDS encoding response regulator: MTVRIVLCDDHTILRDGLRNLLNSEDDMEVVGEAADGKQAIELVNSLHPDVVIMDINMPELGGVEAVELLTAEHPQLRILILTMFNQDEYLFRTIQAGACGYLLKDSPITEVIEAIRTVIQGGSVLHPDLTHKLLASYREKENPELEKLSPREHQVLTTLVNGLSNKEIAEELFISEPTVKLHISNIYRKLGVKTRSQAIIHAVKEKLVII, translated from the coding sequence ATGACGGTACGCATCGTGCTTTGTGATGACCATACCATACTGCGTGACGGCTTGCGCAATCTGCTCAATTCGGAAGATGACATGGAAGTAGTGGGAGAAGCGGCCGACGGGAAACAGGCGATCGAGTTGGTCAATTCGTTACACCCAGACGTGGTGATCATGGACATCAACATGCCGGAGCTTGGCGGCGTGGAAGCGGTGGAACTCTTAACCGCCGAGCATCCACAACTGCGCATCCTGATCCTCACGATGTTCAATCAGGATGAATATCTCTTCCGCACGATCCAGGCCGGCGCTTGCGGCTATCTGCTCAAAGATTCACCGATTACCGAGGTGATCGAAGCGATCCGCACTGTGATACAGGGCGGGTCGGTGCTACACCCCGATCTGACCCACAAACTGCTCGCCTCCTACCGCGAGAAAGAGAATCCGGAATTAGAGAAACTATCCCCACGCGAGCACCAAGTCCTGACCACTTTGGTCAACGGGCTGTCCAATAAAGAGATCGCCGAGGAATTGTTCATCTCCGAGCCCACCGTCAAACTGCACATCTCCAACATCTACCGCAAGCTCGGTGTGAAAACCCGCTCGCAGGCGATCATTCATGCCGTCAAAGAAAAATTGGTGATCATCTAG
- a CDS encoding GAF domain-containing sensor histidine kinase → MELIQKFLNKQFFWICFLGSIGAIYAMRNATLMNIDYLIVLTFFLLVIEAFPIKVGRLLITFSFSLLYAMILNTGYEATALISASVMIVVQSVNRRSWKAMLFNLFVRISAVVGSGWTVAHFLPYLPGTAGDFWFEMTQMLTTLLIFSFLSVLIFFWYSQSFTHKHYRNLVFKLTAIDLIVSIVYTWLMIYLLLTTNVGDLGLLGLVFYFLPLGAVSVLLHLFNNLTRAKQSLVTLFEVSRSISQQQSLPTVLEQVIERATEMVGGHCGVLYLLEEGELRRKVCTCGNELNHQKIPPGVSIAWAVALSGKAELVHDVERDVRFWPGETLEGTRTLLVMPIIIADKVVGVISLGKGDSYSFVFAELQVMEVFASHAAVAMKNALYMVEREKRLLVEERNRLAREIHDGIAQDLASAIFQLEMLKRKSGNEEMSDEVIKLQEMLRQTATTLRHSIYSLRPAPYLHAGLGLAMRSYLEEVEKTHGLRFQFDATDLTLQVAPEVMNAVYQVFGESVQNVIKHARATQISVRLSVTQANLQLIVRDDGIGFHFGQAMLEAVNRHSFGIENLHLLADQTGGTLEYNTAPGQGTEIMLEIPLKEERIDDGTHRAL, encoded by the coding sequence ATGGAGCTCATACAGAAGTTTCTCAATAAACAATTTTTTTGGATCTGTTTTCTCGGCTCGATCGGAGCCATCTATGCAATGCGTAACGCTACGCTTATGAACATCGACTATTTAATCGTCTTAACGTTTTTCTTGCTGGTGATCGAAGCTTTTCCAATCAAAGTCGGCCGCCTGCTGATCACCTTCTCGTTTTCACTCTTATACGCGATGATCCTCAATACCGGGTATGAAGCAACCGCTCTGATCTCCGCCTCTGTGATGATCGTTGTGCAATCGGTCAATCGAAGATCTTGGAAGGCGATGCTGTTCAATTTGTTCGTCCGCATCAGCGCTGTCGTCGGCTCAGGATGGACGGTCGCGCACTTCTTGCCCTATTTGCCCGGCACAGCGGGCGATTTCTGGTTTGAAATGACTCAGATGCTGACGACTCTGCTGATCTTCTCCTTTTTATCGGTGTTGATCTTCTTTTGGTACAGCCAATCGTTCACCCACAAACACTATCGCAATCTGGTCTTCAAGCTGACGGCGATCGACCTCATTGTCAGTATCGTCTATACCTGGCTGATGATCTACTTGTTGCTGACCACAAACGTTGGTGACCTCGGCTTGCTTGGCTTGGTGTTCTACTTTCTGCCGCTCGGAGCGGTCTCCGTTCTGCTCCATCTCTTTAACAATTTGACCCGTGCCAAGCAAAGTCTGGTCACGCTGTTCGAAGTGTCGAGAAGCATCTCGCAACAGCAGAGCCTGCCGACCGTGCTCGAACAAGTGATCGAACGAGCCACCGAGATGGTCGGCGGTCACTGCGGCGTTCTCTATCTGCTTGAAGAAGGCGAACTGCGGCGCAAAGTCTGTACCTGTGGCAATGAACTGAACCATCAAAAGATCCCTCCTGGTGTCTCGATCGCCTGGGCTGTTGCGCTGAGCGGCAAAGCGGAGCTGGTCCACGACGTTGAACGCGACGTGCGTTTTTGGCCCGGTGAAACGCTGGAAGGCACCCGCACCTTGCTCGTCATGCCGATCATCATCGCCGACAAAGTGGTCGGCGTGATCTCGCTTGGCAAGGGAGACTCCTATTCGTTTGTCTTTGCTGAGCTACAAGTGATGGAGGTCTTCGCCTCACACGCAGCGGTGGCGATGAAAAACGCGCTGTACATGGTGGAGCGGGAAAAACGCCTGCTGGTCGAAGAACGCAACCGTCTAGCCCGTGAAATCCACGATGGGATCGCACAGGATCTGGCCTCCGCCATCTTTCAATTGGAGATGCTAAAGCGCAAAAGTGGGAATGAAGAGATGAGCGACGAAGTGATCAAACTTCAAGAAATGCTGCGCCAGACGGCGACCACCCTGCGCCACTCGATCTACTCCCTACGCCCTGCCCCCTATTTGCACGCCGGGCTGGGGCTGGCGATGCGCTCCTATCTGGAAGAGGTGGAAAAAACGCATGGGCTACGCTTCCAGTTCGATGCGACCGACCTCACGTTGCAAGTGGCGCCCGAGGTGATGAACGCCGTTTATCAGGTGTTTGGAGAGAGTGTGCAAAATGTGATCAAACACGCGCGGGCCACGCAAATCTCGGTACGACTTAGCGTCACACAGGCAAATTTACAACTGATCGTGCGGGATGATGGGATTGGCTTTCATTTCGGACAAGCGATGCTAGAAGCGGTCAATCGCCACTCTTTTGGGATTGAGAACCTGCATTTGCTCGCCGATCAGACGGGCGGCACTTTGGAATACAACACCGCGCCGGGACAGGGGACGGAAATCATGCTTGAAATTCCGCTGAAGGAGGAGCGAATCGATGACGGTACGCATCGTGCTTTGTGA
- a CDS encoding nitroreductase family protein, whose amino-acid sequence MMTQHQLTAEEAMLTRRSVRKYEPTMPQEDLNKILELAASAPSAWNLQHWRFLVVTNPENKQAILPIAYNQQQVVDAAAVIVILADKEADKAADMIVNQSVEAGTMTREIADMLLGQIKPTYENSPPQFGHDSALINSSFAAMQLMLAAKALGYDTCPMAGFIRDQLVAELNIPSRFFPTMLITLGKGTEEGHASVRLPLSELVIKERFE is encoded by the coding sequence TTGATGACGCAACATCAACTGACTGCTGAAGAGGCAATGCTTACTCGTCGTTCGGTTCGCAAATACGAGCCGACGATGCCGCAAGAGGACCTGAACAAAATCTTGGAACTGGCGGCGTCCGCGCCGTCGGCGTGGAACTTGCAACATTGGCGTTTTCTCGTTGTGACCAACCCAGAGAACAAGCAAGCGATTCTGCCGATCGCTTACAACCAACAGCAAGTGGTGGATGCAGCGGCTGTGATCGTGATCTTGGCTGACAAAGAGGCGGACAAAGCGGCCGACATGATCGTCAACCAATCGGTGGAAGCTGGCACGATGACTCGTGAGATCGCCGACATGCTGCTTGGCCAAATCAAACCGACTTACGAAAACAGCCCGCCGCAGTTCGGGCATGATTCAGCGCTGATCAACTCTTCGTTCGCTGCGATGCAACTGATGCTGGCTGCAAAAGCGCTCGGCTACGACACCTGCCCGATGGCCGGTTTTATCCGTGACCAACTGGTCGCTGAGTTGAACATCCCGTCCCGCTTCTTCCCGACGATGCTCATCACGCTTGGCAAAGGCACCGAAGAGGGCCATGCGTCCGTTCGTCTGCCGCTCTCCGAACTGGTGATCAAAGAGCGCTTTGAATAG